In Salvia miltiorrhiza cultivar Shanhuang (shh) chromosome 4, IMPLAD_Smil_shh, whole genome shotgun sequence, the DNA window TTTGAATTATTACCGCTGCCTCCTGCAATTTGGTGTATGAATTTCTTGCTGCAAGAGTACGTGCATGTTTCTGTATTCGGATTGAAGCAGCTTCTCTCCTCATGTGTTCATAAAGCTTGCACGCAATTCGTGCTGTGGGAAGCATAAAAAAGTTTTGTTATGAGCCTTTGGCAATCATTTATTGTCAGTGAATTGCCTGAAAACTTGCTTGTGACATGTCTAATACCTCTCCAAAGTTTCTGGACATTTATGGACGCCTTCCGTAGAATAATAAACTCTTTTCTTGTAAGGTGAGTTCGGATTTGCCTCTGAATGCGCTTGACGGCATGAGCCAGAACTTCTGCTCTTCTAGCATCTAATTCAGCCATCTGCCCTGCTCTCAGAAATACCTTGCTTTTCCCAATCTGAGGTGCAAGAAATGACAATGCTAAATTGCTAGCAGTAATTAAAGTTTTTTAGATTTAAATATTTCTTACCTGATAGCCTTTTAAGCCCATCCTGTCACATATTGCAATACATGCTGATTTCTCATCTGACCTGCAATGCAGAAACTGTTAGATATAAACATAACTATGTCCTAGGTTCTCATTGTCGAAGGCAAACTTGTGATCTCACGTGCATACATGGGATTCACACGGGATACTAAATTAGGCTAAATCTGGTGGAGTAGGATAGCTTACTCACCCATCCACAACATCTGGGGCTAGCATTCCAAACCGGTCTATAAACTCATCGAATGTTCTTTTTGTCGGATACCCTGCACAGCTTATTCTTATGGCCTCTAGTACACCCTGCCAGAGTGTCATCAAATGTTATACCCGTCTcggaaattaaaaatataacgTGACTATCAGAGATGAGTTAGCGACTTACTCCGCATCTTAACTGGTTCAAGACATTATAGTTCTCAAATATCCCAGGTTTCAGAACTGTATTTGGCTTCACACATCTGATGTAATGTGGCTCTGTTGTGCTCAGGGTTTCCATTAATGATTGTAATTGTTGCTGCAAATTTttcatgatttatatgatgagaAATGTGAGAGGAATATGACTTTAATTGATGAATTGCCAGTACAGTTTGCTGATTTTCACCTACTTTGAAGCGGGTACCGATGGAGGAAAACTTGGATTGCTTTGATGTTTCATCAGGCAATGAAGGGAAAAGATTTGCAACAAATGAGCAACTAGAATCATTCAAAAGATTTTGATGTTCTGCAATAACATAATCCTTATTTTTGTCGAGAAATTGATCTGCTTGATAGGTTACCTGTTCAGACAGAAGAGAACAATAAGAAAATTCTATATTCACTAAACCTGATGAATGTCTGTGTCTTTATCCTTACATACATCACCGGCATAATGATTTATGGTGAAGTCGGTTCTAGCAAGCTTCGGCTTGCTGAAGCGTTTGTGCGCTTTATAAGTCTGGTACATCTTCTGTGCAAAGGTTTCATGGGTTGATTTCGGAAACATGCTGCAAGAGTGGGAAATTCTGTTATATcctacttttcatttttcctttttttcaaaGCAAgagatgttttatttatttttcgttgATTGTTCAGATGATCAGTAGATGGCAGGCTGGAGCAGCTTACCAGGCTTCATCAAGAAGAGCAATTATTCCTCCTGGTTTCTGCAGGtaaataaatattcaaatacTGTTGTTAACATTATGAATATAATTAGATTAGCATGCATCCTCACACAAACAAACCTTTTCAAGAAGATCTAGAACATCTTGATTGTCAACGAACTCAACATAACTCCAGTCAATTTCCTCCTTTGTATACTCCTCTTGTTCCATCTTGAAAACATGCTGTAATATGTTTGTCCAATGAATCAACATATGTCCAGTATATATGGTGCCGATATTAAGCTGAACTACATTGTACCTGATTGAAATGCTGTTGCAACTTCTCGTTCGTTAGGTTGATACACAACTGCTCAAAACTGCAATATGCAGGGTGCAGACAAGTTAGTCTTGAGGCACAAACACCTCTGTTATGTCCAAAGAAAAAGGCAGTAAATACCTGTTGATCTTGAAACTCTCGAACCCATAAATATCTAGGACTCCAATTATGCTTTTAGCATTCGGGTCTTGACCAATCGAATTGTTTATCTTGTCCACAATCCTGTCATAATAGTAGGAAAGAAGTGGCAGTTATGcataatttttctttattcGCTACAGCATAGTACTTCATTTCAATCAAATTTTTGTATTCTGAAACTTTTGATCAGATCAAATGAAAAATACTGTTTCATCCATTCAGTTGCTTGATATTTTTTTCAGTCACTCTTATTTTGTTGATGCAAAACCTCAAATTGATAGCAAGTTTCTAAAATGCCTCCTTATCTCTTTACCCCATGTAGCTCATCTATAAGACTGTATTGTTACAATTTCTGTAAGTAGTAATTACAGTGCCCATAAGAATCAGGAATATAGTATTCGTACTGGAATCGAATCATATTTCTTTGTGCTATGCTTCTCATAATCATGAGAAAAACCTCTGCTAGTCATAACATTTCATAGGGATGAGTATCATGACTTGGTGAATTCACTCACCAATCAAACAATCTGGAATATATTGTCTTTGCAAAAGCATCCCTGCTTGTGACAGCTGCAGCTGGATCGAGTGGTTTTGTGATGCTCCCATCGGGGGTAACAATGACGCGCTTGCAAAGAGAGTCCTCCAGTGCCTTCTCACTGCACCTGTATAGATGCATTTCAAACAACATTCAAGAACTTCATAAAGCTCAAATGTTGTTGTATCAAGTGCCAAAACTGAAGAGATCTCTTACTGGAGCAGCTCAGCTGCCGTCTGAAGGTGATAGAGTGACTTATCATTTTTCAGCTTAGATGAATCTACTTCACTCCCCTTGACAAACTCAATATTCCCCAAATGGAGTATAGCAGCTACTACGCGGAATATAGCTTCCTGCTCAAGGACAGATGATAAAAAGGTGTCAATGATTTGAGGCTGCTTGCACGATCCTCCATTCTCCAGTCAAGAGACATACCTGCTCGTCCTGGCTGATTCCAACAATGTCCATGGCATTTCTGGTTTCCAGGTATTCTCTGGCATCGTCTACATTTGCCACCTCATAGCAATTACTTTGATTTAGATAGTGAAATGATCTTGGATCTCCAAGCTTGTACCTCTTCACTTCCTGCAGTTAAATGGTACTTTAGGCACGGCGGTTCATACAAATTCACTTCATGAAAATACACATCACCTCTGGAGGCGCTGCGCAAAGCATGTAAAAGCAATGGTAGTTCCTCTCCGGATCAGAGACTTGGCAAACACGCGATCTTTCTAGGAGATAAGTCCGAACTGCAGCTCCGGAGATCTTCCCATGCTTATCGAATTGGATTTCTACAAATTTACCGAAACGACTGGTACCACCACTCAGTCAAGTGAACTTCTTGTAAGCCCAAAACATAACAACTCAATGAAAGGTTGAAATTTGAACTTGAAACATTTTTTGCATTCATTTACCTGGAATTGTTATTTTTAACAGTTTTTGCATTGCCAAATGCTTCCAAAACTGGATTTGACTGAAAGCAATGAAAAAATAGAATTGTAAAATTGCTGTTAAATCTTGGAATAAAAAATGCTATCAATGCCTAAGGATAGAGATATCTCAATCTTCTCACCTCCAAAACCTGTTGCTCAACTGTTCTTCCTTCTGTGCCAGACCTCCCTCCCATGAATGCTAGATATCTCATTAGCATTTTCGTTGTCTCCGTTTTTCCAGCTCCACTCTCTCCGCTCACCAAGATAGACTGGCTTCCATGTTCATTAATTATTGACCTGAGGTATAAAGAGATTAACTTGTGAGTGACTATGCAGCTGGTTTAACCTAACATGATGCATCACAATGAACCTGTAGCAGGTATCTGCAACGGCAAAGAGATGCGGACTCAGCTCTCCGAAAGCAGCTCCTTTGTACTGCTGCATCATATGGATATCATACAGATGTGGCAACCTCCGGAAAGGATTCACAGCTATCAAAATGTTCCCTGTGTAAGTCTGCACAATTGTTATCAGAATCTTTTCTCTGTTTTCTTTAGCATTCTGTTAATCAAATTGGGTGGACAGAACTTACATATATCTCATTGAGAGAAAAGCGACATGCGAGGTTGTATAAGACCCCCGGCTCGTGGAGGTAAGCTAACTTGGTCATATCATCAACCCCGGCCGGGGGCGCTTCAGTATCTTTTGGATATATGCTTGAAATAGCTGCAACTATCTGAAATCATGAATTATTTCTCTCAAATGTTTAGATTGGAAATATATTCCTACACCTATGAATTGGCTAGGACTCTAACAACCTTCTAAATTCCAAACTACTAAACAGCATTTCTTGAAGGTGATGACTgctggtatgctttattaccaTGGAATTTGGCACCCATCAACCCTTTCTCAATTGCCCTTTTACTACTATGCCTATTTCTTTGGCCATATCCACaagctaaataaataaagatttcATGACTCCATTAACCAAATACTTTGTAACATCGTAAACTTGTTACTATAACAGATATAAATacatgtgttttttttttttagaaattctATAAAACATGAACATGTAATACTACACTCACCTCTCACATtctaatattctattaatacaaactaaatcaataaaatattatcattgTCTTGGTTGCATGGTTGCAAAACTGAATCCTGGTAACAAGTGGATTGAAATTGAATTAGGGATGTGGAGATGGACTCACAGTCTTGGCATCTGTAGTAAGTATAGTTGCATCCAATCCTTTAATCTCTAACACTTGTCCATCGATCCACGCAGCTTCAGGATCTTCAGCCCAAACATGCGATCCAACAATGATGTTTACCGGACTACCCTGAAGTGAAGAAGACAAACAAGATCATTACTTCCACTCATCACAAAACTGCAGATGCATGTATCATCGCAAATCAACTGATTTACCATTTCTGGTGAAGGCTATCTGAGCATTGAACACAAAATGAGTAAGTTtctgctagagagagagagagagagagagagagagagagagtatttgaaggaatgttgaaatGAAAAGGAGCAGAGCAAGGTAGGAAAAGGAATGTCGCAAGGCACTCGAAAAGTAGGGTAATGAAGGAAGgtggtgaaaattgcaacaacaaAAAAGCAAAAGGCGAAAAATTGCAGCCTACATTCTGTCAACTCCGATTTTCTAGGTCCACGTCGGATGCTGACATGGCACCCGAAAAGTACTGATCCTGTGATTCGCGCGTGAATTCTGTAGTTGAAACCGGCCAATGGGAACAAGATGAGGTGATCAATGGCAATTTGCAATCCCAAAATGCATGAATGATTGCAGCATGCCATGGTGATTAGCTGTGGGCTTGCAATGTAAAATGTCACATTGTTGCTAATTATGATGTGCAGCAGGCAAAAGTAGGTGCTAGTAATCTTTCAATGGGGCaaccaatatttttttatattgcctttttctttaaaatgcTTGGCCCCTTAACTTTCTCTTTAATCAAGGGTTTAACAAGATTAAAGAtgaatttgtgtgtgtgtttgtctAGCGGGTGGAAGGTTAATGCTCAAGACCTGAGGTCCTGAGTTCGAGTTAGGATGTGATAAGCGATCGAAGAATAAACTTCTTTtctattaattttcattttattgtaTTCCAATGTATAATTATGTAATGTGATTAAATTAAATAGTCCAACAAGCTCATACTCTTGTTTTTAGCCCCTATTTGACTTGATCGACAATGTTTTGAATATGATGTGAATCTGTCATATATTGACCGATCTTTTATATCAAGTAtcgttttttattaatatatacacGTTTCAAATAATGGAGTATCACTCATTTCAACATTTCTCGTATTACCAATTATGCCATTGTttctttctaaaaaaaaaatatgtcattGTTTGGATAATAACACAGGTTGTTATATATCTACAATTTCAAATGTAAAGAGTACTTGGTTATTGAAGCTAAACTAGCTAAATATCACTTACATCTCATAGTGAAAATACTTTTCGACGTTATGTTTGATAAGTTGCTAACTTGATGAGTTCATTCTTTTAGGAGGTGGTTTTAAATGATAAGGCGTGATTataatataattcaatttaatcaAGTGTTTGACTTGCATGATTCGATCCATAATGAATAATTCGACTCACCCTCTAATCAATCTAAttgaatgattattttttaCCCTAAAATGGGGTTGATTGTTTAACCATCTTAGATGATTAAAAGAAATGGAAAATCTATAGGAGTCACATGGGAATTCTCGTTGtaaagtctttttttttttttttgaaacctaGTTGTAAAGATTTGATCAAACATAGAATTGTAGGGTGCACTATTTTAAAATGAACAAAGAAGGAGGCTTTTTTATGAGACTGGAACACCTGGAAAGCCATAGCCAGTGGGCCCTCCCTACCCCAAAATTCTCTGACAAAATCCACCAACATACCATTTTCTTAATGTTTATGGTACATATGTATTTCTAATTTAATTTGTGATGTAGTAATGGTTAATTGAATTCCCTTGCTTTATTTAGGGTCGGCGGAATATTGGGCCTTCTTATTGAAATCTTGATCATTGCTTCTTGTGGATGTCCATTCACATGGAAATGAAAGCCACTTTTGTGGGACCTTCTTCAATGTTTAGACATGAAAATCGATTTGATGTGAAATCGGTTTCACAGtgacactatttcaacatataaataataatattttattattttaaattgttatttgtatgttgaagtaatgTCATTGTAAAACCGATTTCACCATGAAATCGGTTTCACAGGAGACCACCTGATGTTTAAACCTTGTCTAAGTTCGCTTCTTTGGTTTTATTTAGAGTTAATGGTTGTTTTTACCCAttattaaagataaaaaaaataaaaaatactcactATAAAAACTATCCATTTTGAgctcaaaatgataaaattgccCTTACTTAATTCACAAAATTTGCTGAAATCTCGAactttgctcgacatgctcgacataatcgagcatgtcgagcattagtggtaGAAACTTAATATAGTTATTGCTGATTATAGCATAGaaatataaattatagtaaGTAATTAATAACTTTACAtcctaaaaaaaagtaaataattttaagttaaatcacttatttgattttaaaaatcACACAATTACACAACGTATCGAGCTTCTTCAAGAGCTAACAAGCTGAGTACTATCAAGCTCTAACTTGATTCGTTTAGCTAACGAGCTTCACTAAACAAGCTCGAACGAACTTTTTTTGAGCTAAGATtcgaatagctcacgagtagcttggttatttaattctattgtattatatcttattcattattGCCCACTTATTTGTGAAATTATTAGTGTATTGGTAAATAAAGATTTGCCATATGTGTCTGTTTGGTATGATCAATTTTAGAGTTATTAGATATAGAACTAAGAAGAATTAGAAGATCTCGTGGATTTACAGCTTGCAACATGAGAATAAGAATTGGGATTTGGGACCCTCATACTTGGTAGTATTGTTCAATTAGATGATAGCTGGGAATAAATATTGTTCCTTTTTGAAAAGGGAAAAAttacttcttctttttttaatcaaaaaaatatttatctaAGAAAGGTCAATAAGTACAAATGTACAATATATTGCAACCATTCAAGAAAAGTAAAACGTAAgtcaagaacattaaaaaaaaaaaaaaaaaaaccgaaagtTCCCTACTTCCTTGGATGCTtatgcaaaaataaaatatatgtcaAGTCCAAAATGAGCATATAACGAGGTTATTCATCACCCCATGGgcgaattttttatatttaggacttttttaaaaatatcacgAAAGTTGTGATTATTTGAAAAAGAAACGTAAATTGAggtcatttttcaaaatattgcaAAAGTTGGAGATACAAATTGTATTTTTCCCtttaattaaacatatattGTGAAAACAAATTACTTCGGCTGAGATTAATCAAGAACAAATCTAACAGCTGCAATTGAAGATGCAAAACCAGAAACAACAACAGAGAATTACGTGGTTGGATTCTTGCGAatctacatccacggagggTCAATCGATCGTTTATTGATTATAAAGAACAACGCTAAGATACAAGAAACACTCAAGAAATCAAAAGTGAAAAACTCTCCAAGAAACTCTCTTGTTTTTCAATCTTTCTCGAATTTTCCCTCTTGATCTTAAAACTATCTCTCTCTTGCTCAGATGTTACATTACGTAGAAAGTAAAGTAAAAAACCCTATCTATAAAGCTAACAAACTAAGCAGCACGCAGCAGAGCTCAAAAGTTCTAACGGCTCTTTTCCAACTAACTAGAGCAGTTGGTTAGAACTTTTCCTGAACTAATAAAAGCGTGAATGCGACTTTCAAATTCTATTGTCAATAttaacaatctccaccttgacaTAGAATTCAAATCAATGAAACAATCATACGACTTCCCCTCAATCCAGCTCCATCACAGAGCTTCCCCACAAATGATCAACAGTTCACCACAGACACCAAATCAAGGCAGTGTCTGAGCTTTGCAACAGGTAATGACTTTGTCAACATGTCTGCGGCGTTTTCTTCTGTAGATACCTTCACCACTTTAACAGCTCCCTTGTTCACTTCATCTCTTACAAAATGAAGTCTCACATCTATATGTTTCGAGCGTTCATGAAATACTTGATGTTTCACCAAGTGTATGGCGCTCTGATTGTCACACTTTATTTCAACTGAATCTTGATTTATTCCCAGTTCAGAGATAATCCCTTTTAGCCATTTTGCTTCCTTCACAGCTTCAGTCATAGCCATGTATTCTGCCTCGGTGGTGGACAAAGCTACCACAGACTGTAGTGTAGACTTCCAACTGATTGTTGTTCCATAAAGTGTGAAAACATAGCCCGTTTGTGACTTCCTGGAATCCAGATTGGCTGCATAATCAGCATCTACATACCCCATCAACGGATCTCCTTGGAAATCATCATTCATTTTGAACATAATTCCCATATTCATAGCTCCCTTCATATATCTGAGTATCCACTTAAGAGCATCCCAGTGATATCTCCCTGGATCAGACATGTACCTGCTTGCAACACTTATAGCATAGGATAGATCCGGCCTAGTACATATCATGGTATACATAATACTCCCTACTACGTTTGCATAAGGGATTTTGTTCATCTCTATCCTATCATCATCATTTTGTGGCCTTTGAGTATCAGAAAGTTTCAGGTGTTGTCCAAGAGGAACTGACACAATTCTAGATACATGcatattaaaccctaaaccctaaaccctaaaccctaaacttcCTTAACACCTTGTTAATATAATCATTTTGTGTTAACCACAATAAGCCTCTATTCCTGTCTCTTCTAATGTCAATGCCAAGAATTCTTCTAGCCTCTCCTAAGAATTTCATTTCAAACTTATCTTGCAGTTTAGATTTTAAACTCTTAATTTCATTCGAGTTATTGCTAGCAAtgagcatatcatcaacatataatAATAGACAAGACATATCAGATTCACTCATTCTCTTCATATAAACACAACTATCATATTGAGATTTCTCATAGCCTATATCATGCATATACTCATCAAACTTAAGGTACCATTGCCTAGATGCTTGTTTTAGACCATATAAAGATTTTTTAAGTAAGCAAACCTTTGTTTCATCACCTGGTAAGATGAATCCCTCAGGTTGTTGCATGTAGATGGTCTCATCAAGATCTCCATGGAGAAAAGCTGTTTTTACATCAAGTTGTTCCAGTTCCATGTTTCTCTGTGCCACCAAAGCTAAAAAAAAGTCTTATAGAACAATGTTTTACCACAGGAGAGAATATTTCATTATAATCAACACCACTCCTTTGTGTAAAACCCCTGGCAACCAAACGAGCTTTGAATCTGATATGCTCTCCCTTTGCTGTCACTTCAATCTTCTTCTTGAAGATCCACTTACAACTAACAAGTTTCTGGTTTTTGGGCTTCTCCACCAGTATCCATGTTTTGTTGTTGGCTAATGAATGTAATTCATCCTGCATAGCCTTTAGCCATTTATCCTTTTCAGGACTGTTCATTGCTTCATCATATGTCTTTGGCTCAATATACTCTAGCTCTTCAGCAGTGCACAATGCATAATGCACAAGGTCAGCTTCTGCAAATCTTGCCGGTGGTTTTATGGTCCTCCTAACTCTGTCTCTGGTGAGCTGATAGCCCCTCAGATCTTGTCCTGCAGAGTCAACCTGTTCTCCACTTGACTCTTCATCAAAATCAGTGTTATTCTCATGATTATTGACATCAAGCTCCACCTTAACCTGTGTCTGCACATTTTCTTTATTGACAGAAGCTTTTACCTCATTTGAGGTGGTTAGAAAATGCAtattattttcatcaaaaataaCATCCCTGCTAATCACAATCTTATTGTTTCCAAGTTCAATACACCACAATCTATAACCTTTAACACCCTTTTGATAACCAAGCATAACACATTTAATAGCTTTAGGATCAAGTTTATCTTGTTTTACATGAGCATAAGCCATACATCCAAAAACTCTTAAATGAGAATAGCTTCCAGTGGAACCATACCATATGTCATAAGGAGTTTTAAAATCAGTGGCTGAGCAAGGGCATTTATTAATAAGATAAGCAGCAGTATTAGCTGCCTCACCCCAAAATCTTTTGGGAAGGCCAGATTCGAATAACATGCACCTAATTCTCTCAAGTATGGTCCTATTCATGCGCTCAGCCACACCATTTTATTGTGGTGTACCTGGTACTGTCCTATGTCTTTTTATTCCTTTTTCTCTacaatatttttgaaaattttcagacAAGAACTCAAGTCCATTGTCAGTTCTCAAACATTTCAGTGTAGAGCCTTTTTCAAGTTCAACTTCATTGCACCAATCCTTAAATCTATCAAAAGCATCATTCTTATTCTTTAAAACATAAATCCATAATTTCCTAGAATAATCATCTATTATGGATAAGAAATACCTGCCTCCACCAGAAGTTTCTGATCTTGAAGGGCCCCAAAGATCAGAATGGGCATACTCCAGTGGTGCTTTTGATGTGTGTTTTCCAGTTGGGAAAAGAAACTTCTTGGATTTGCTAAGAATACACTGCTCACAGCTAGATAACTTTGCCTTACCAATATTCTGGAGAGTTCCTTGTTTTGATAGTTCAATGAGTCCCTTTTCACCCACATGCCCCAGTCTCTTGTGCCAAATGATAGTGTCATCCTCATTAGTGATGTCAGAATTCCCTATGACAGTCTCAGCAATGAGATGGTACAGGCTATTTTTCCTTATGCCCTTTAAAACAACTGCTGAGTCTTTCATAACATTCATGCACCCATCTTTTGACTGGAAACTGTACCCATTTGATTCCAACATACCAAGAGATATTAAATTTCTCTTGAGTTGAGGAATATACCTGACTCCAGAAAGAACTTTGATGGTATTGTCATGCAGCTTCAACTTGATGCTGCCAATGCCTTCACCTTGCAGATTTGGTTGTTGCCCAACAGAACCGATCCAAGATCTTAATCAAGATTAGTGAACCATTCTTTATACGGGCACATATCGAAACTACATCCAGAATCCATAATCCATGAATTCTCCATATGTCTATCAACAACATTCAACATCTCTGCACTTCCCAGATCCTCTGTGCAATCTGCAGTGTTAGGTTGCTTGTTATCCTTCTCCGATTGTTTTCTTTTCCAAGCATAACAATCTCTTTTAAGGTGCCCCGGCTTCTTGCAGTGGTGACATTTTCTGGTTTCCTTTGTGTCACCttcttttcccttttcttttcctgAAACCTTAGCTCCTGATCCTTTCTTCTTTGCCTTGTTGAACTTAGCATTCTTGACATTCAAGCCCTCTGCAAGAGAGTCTGGTTTTTCATCGTTTTGCCTCTGAAGTTCTTTGGCCTTGAGTGCCGACTGCACTTCTTCAAGAGATATAGTATTCTCACGGCCAAATAACATAGcatcttttaaattttcaaaagaTTTCGGCAGAGCATTCAGGAGGATGATAGCCTTATCTTCATCTGCCAACTTTACATCGATGTTTTCAAGATCATCCAAGGACTTGTTGAAATCATCAAGTTGCTCCCCAACACTCCTATCTTCAGAGAACTTATATGAATACAATCGTTGTTTCATATAGAGTCTATTCGCAAAAGACTTCGTCATATACAACTGCTCTAGCTTCTCCCATACGCCTGCTGCTGTTGTTTCTCTTGAAACTTCTCGGAGAACTTTATCCGATAGGCAGAGGATTATGGCGCTGTGAGCCCGTTCCATAATCTCCTCCT includes these proteins:
- the LOC131022172 gene encoding myosin-12 isoform X2, producing the protein MGSPVNIIVGSHVWAEDPEAAWIDGQVLEIKGLDATILTTDAKTIVAAISSIYPKDTEAPPAGVDDMTKLAYLHEPGVLYNLACRFSLNEIYTYTGNILIAVNPFRRLPHLYDIHMMQQYKGAAFGELSPHLFAVADTCYRSIINEHGSQSILVSGESGAGKTETTKMLMRYLAFMGGRSGTEGRTVEQQVLESNPVLEAFGNAKTVKNNNSSRFGKFVEIQFDKHGKISGAAVRTYLLERSRVCQVSDPERNYHCFYMLCAAPPEEVKRYKLGDPRSFHYLNQSNCYEVANVDDAREYLETRNAMDIVGISQDEQEAIFRVVAAILHLGNIEFVKGSEVDSSKLKNDKSLYHLQTAAELLQCSEKALEDSLCKRVIVTPDGSITKPLDPAAAVTSRDAFAKTIYSRLFDWIVDKINNSIGQDPNAKSIIGVLDIYGFESFKINSFEQLCINLTNEKLQQHFNQHVFKMEQEEYTKEEIDWSYVEFVDNQDVLDLLEKKPGGIIALLDEACMFPKSTHETFAQKMYQTYKAHKRFSKPKLARTDFTINHYAGDVTYQADQFLDKNKDYVIAEHQNLLNDSSCSFVANLFPSLPDETSKQSKFSSIGTRFKQQLQSLMETLSTTEPHYIRCVKPNTVLKPGIFENYNVLNQLRCGGVLEAIRISCAGYPTKRTFDEFIDRFGMLAPDVVDGSDEKSACIAICDRMGLKGYQIGKSKVFLRAGQMAELDARRAEVLAHAVKRIQRQIRTHLTRKEFIILRKASINVQKLWRARIACKLYEHMRREAASIRIQKHARTLAARNSYTKLQEAAVIIQTGLRAMAARNEFRRRRQNKGATIIQTQWRSFYALSAYKRLKKANISLQCLWRARIARKELRKLRMEARDTGALKEAKDKLEKRVDELTWRLDIEKHLRMDIEEAKGQEIAKLQNVLQDMQTQLHEAQAAIIHEREAAKIAIEQAPPVIKEVPVVDNTKVELLTNQNHELEEVITELKKKVEEFEQAYSKVELESHARLKEAEEAQMKTSQLQESIERLESNLSNLESENQVLRQQALAASAKEDFTEEMELLREKIKVLESENTLLHSQKVVVQQIQSCDDDQVISSSVKNLDNGYENHNGGDTMVHQLTTEVEQQINEVIKDSEAIPPLLSKQRSLTDRQQENHDALIKCLLEDNRFDKNRPVAACIVYRILIQWRSFEADKTNIFDRIIHAIQSSIEDSTKNLAYWLSTTSTLLFLLQRTIKASNTSAAASRRNRSSPISLFGRMAQVRSSSMIMGLSSGYSGMEGNPIKKSRIEAKYPALLFKQHLTACVEKIYGMIRDGLKKEISSFLNLCIQAPRAARIRPVKGPSKTIHSHIMKQQSSSIHWQNIIQCFDHTMRILSENYVAPTITKKIFSQVFSFINVQLFNSLLLRRECCSFSNGEYVKAGLQELENWCVKATAEYAGSSWDELQHIRQAIAFLVLHQKTHKSLDEITSELCPVLSIAQIYRIGTMFWDDKYGTQGLSIEVIAKMKALTVEDSISTPNNTFLLDVDSSIPFSMDEISQSFQDMNVSDVNPPPLLRQRSDFHFLLQIAES